In a single window of the Elaeis guineensis isolate ETL-2024a chromosome 4, EG11, whole genome shotgun sequence genome:
- the LOC105049134 gene encoding LOW QUALITY PROTEIN: serine/threonine-protein kinase-like protein At3g51990 (The sequence of the model RefSeq protein was modified relative to this genomic sequence to represent the inferred CDS: inserted 5 bases in 5 codons; deleted 9 bases in 6 codons), with protein MGYLSCRAESSIITCRSISSLNPTPTHKTQRKSKDKHKEDAATDADDGPSSIPGPRIHHFTYRELESATGHFSDTALLGRGSHGAVYKAVLPGGRPVAVKRPSRRPLTPSADEVENEIQILSSXRGPRLVNLIGFTPSPSAAAVSRRERLLVVEFMPNGXLYDLLHSNPRPPGWRGASSFALQTARALLALHSADPPVIHRDVKSANVLIDRRFNARLATSGLALRDDSAALFSAARATPPAGTLGYLDPSYVTPENLSTKPDVFSFGILLLEIMSGRKAIDVAHSPPSVVEWAVPLLRKGKILALYDPRIAPPKDPAGAAAARISRSSCVRSCKEKRPPMQEVVEQLKVLSKTVPLRAWNGLSVGNPCSVVDTERTILKLNPNSLNLDRNLSSVSRWAKDDEQDAEEEEMPAGVKKLPSIVKESRPSRNARRVFSDASTRGTRNLMELMARTNGEPISGVLVGGSGSQXSIIGRARTVHVAREXYDRDAMLRLRRNQXMRGVPLEAFSRLDGLEKLEGKVCGRAGDPNSIRVWLVKNQ; from the exons ATGGGCTACCTTTCgtgccgggcggagtcctccataATCACCTGCCGTTCCATCTCCTCCCTCAACCCAACGCCCACCCACAAGACCCAAAGGAAGTCCAAAGACAAACATAAAGAAGAC GCGGCGACCGACGCCGACGATGGACCGTCCTCCATCCCCGGCCCGCGCATCCACCATTTCACCTACCGCGAGCTGGAGTCCGCCACCGGCCACTTCTCCGACACCGCCCTCCTCGGCCGCGGCAGCCACGGCGCCGTCTATAAGGCCGTTCTC CCCGGTGGCCGCCCAGTCGCCGTCAAACGCCCCTCCCGCCGCCCGCTGACCCCCTCC GCGGACGAGGTCGAGAACGAGATCCAGATCCTCTCCT CCCGCGGCCCCCGCCTCGTTAACCTCATCGGCTTCACCCCCTCCCCCTCCGCGGCCGCCGTGAGCCGCCGGGAGCGCCTCTTGGTGGTGGAGTTCATGCCCAATG CTCTGTATGATCTCCTCCACTCTAATCCCCGGCCGCCGGGGTGGCGCGGCGCCTCCAGCTTTGCCCTCCAGACCGCAAGGGCCCTCCTCGCCCTTCACTCCGCCGATCCCCCCGTCATCCATCGTGACGTCAAG TCCGCCAACGTCCTTATCGACCGCCGCTTCAATGCCCGCCTCGCGACTTCCGGC CTCGCCCTCCGTGACGACTCCGCCGCCCTCTTCTCCGCCGCCCGTGCCACCCCCCCGGCGGGGACCCTCGGCTACCTCGACCCCTCCTACGTCACCCCGGAGAACCTCAGCACCAAA CCCGACGTTTTCAGCTTCGGCATCCTCCTCCTCGAGATCATGAGCGGCCGCAAGGCCATCGACGTCGCCCACTCGCCGCCGTCCGTCGTCGAATGGGCGGTGCCCCTTTTGAGAAAAGGCAAGATCTTGGCGCTCTACGACCCGAGAATTGCCCCCCCGAAGGATCCGGCGGGGGCGGCGGCAGCTCGCATCAGTCGCAGCAGCTGCGTCAGGTCGTGCAAGGAGAAGCGGCCGCCGATGCAGGAGGTGGTGGAGCAGCTCAAGGTCCTCAGCAAGACGGTGCCTTTGAGAGCCTGGAACGGGCTTTCGGTTGGCAATCCTTGCTCGGTGGTCGATACTGAGAGGACGATCTtgaagctgaatccgaatagCCTGAATTTGGATCGGAATTTGAGTTCGGTGTCGAGATGGGCTAAAGATGATGAGCAGGATGCCGAAGAAGAAGAGATGCCTGCTGGTGTCAAGAAGCTGCCTTCTATAGTAAAAGAATCTCGTCcttcgaggaatgcaagaagggTGTTCTCGGATGCGAGCACCAGGGGAACCAGGAATCTGATGGAGCTCATGGCTCGGACTAATGGTGAACCTATCAGTGGAGTGCTGGTGGGTGGGAGTGGTAGCC AATCTATCATCGGCAGAGCAAGGACGGTGCATGTTGCCCGCG TTTATGATAGAGATGCAATGCTGCGGTTGCGCAGGAACC GCATGAGGGGAGTCCCATTGGAAGCATTTTCGAGATTGGATGGCTTGGAGAAATTGGAAGGAAAAGTTTGTGGTCGAGCAGGAGATCCCAATTCGATCCGAGTCTGGTTGGTCAAAAACCAATGA